One genomic region from Rosa rugosa chromosome 1, drRosRugo1.1, whole genome shotgun sequence encodes:
- the LOC133721061 gene encoding germin-like protein subfamily 1 member 11 produces MMKGAHFHTAAAFALLALATFHLVSASDPSPLQDFCVALNTTQTAASAVFVNGKFCKDPKLATADDFFFSGLQIPRNTSNPVGSNVTAANVEQIAGLNTLGISLARIDYAPNGGLNPPHTHPRATEILMVMEGTLYVGFITSNPDNRLFTKVLCKGDVFVFPVGLIHFQFNIGEVNAVAIAALSSQNPGVITIANAVFGSNPPINPDVLTKAFQVDNNVVQYLQKQFWYDNN; encoded by the exons ATGATGAAAGGTGCTCATTTCCATACAGCTGCTGCTTTTGCCCTATTGGCATTGGCAACCTTCCACCTTGTATCTGCCTCTGATCCTAGTCCTCTCCAAGATTTCTGTGTAGCTCTTAACACCACCCAAACTGCTGCTTCTGCTG TGTTTGTGAATGGGAAATTCTGCAAGGACCCAAAGCTTGCAACAGCAGACGATTTCTTCTTTTCCGGGCTCCAGATTCCCCGAAACACATCAAATCCGGTTGGTTCCAACGTCACCGCAGCTAATGTGGAGCAAATAGCAGGGTTGAATACTCTTGGAATATCCCTGGCTCGCATAGACTATGCACCAAATGGCGGACTAAACCCTCCTCACACCCACCCTCGGGCCACGGAAATCCTTATGGTCATGGAAGGCACTCTATACGTTGGTTTCATCACATCAAACCCTGACAACCGCCTCTTCACCAAAGTGTTGTGCAAGGGAGATGTGTTTGTCTTCCCAGTTGGTCTCATTCACTTCCAGTTCAACATCGGAGAGGTTAACGCCGTAGCCATTGCCGCTCTTAGCAGCCAGAATCCAGGTGTCATCACCATAGCCAATGCAGTTTTCGGTTCCAACCCTCCAATCAACCCTGATGTTCTCACCAAGGCCTTCCAAGTTGACAACAATGTCGTTCAGTATCTCCAGAAACAGTTCTGGTATGACAACAATTAA